The nucleotide sequence ACTGGCTCATGACACCATTCTTCCGCGCCGCGAGCATCACAGGCGCGTCAGACAGGGCCGGTGGGAGTGAAGGGACGGGCGCGAAGGCGTTCGCGGCGTCGTTCTCGGCGATGTCCGCGTCGATGCGCGCGACGACGTCGACGACATCGGCGGCCCGGTCCGGGGCGACGGGCGCGGTCGCACGGGTGCCGCTCCCCGCGCTCTTCCCGTTGCTTGGGCCGTTGCGTGGGGGAGGCGAGGGCTCAGGGACGACGGGGTTCATTGCGGAAGCGTCGCAAGGCTGTCTGAATCGCCGGTTACGGAGACCTTACGTGCGGGATAGCGGAGGGAGGACCGCCGGTTCCGCGGAAGCCCGCCGGAGGCACGTGCGGAAGCCCGCGCGGAGGCACGCGCGGGCCCCGGCGCACGCTGGTTCCGCCGTCGCGCGCTGTTCACCGGCCGTACGCCGTGGGCACCGCCCCTCCCCCCGTAGGAGGGGCGTGCCTGGTCGATGGGCCGGCCGGACTCTCGTGGCTCGGGTGGTGGACGCCGCCCGGTCAGCGGCTGCGACGGCGCAGGAGCCAGAAGGCGGCGGCGGTGGCCACGACGGTGACGGCGAGGACGATGCCGGTGGCCATGAGGTGCAGTGGCCAGAAGTGCGAGGACGGCCGGGTCCCGACGGGCTGGCCGGTGGGCCGCAGGTCCCCGGTGTGCTGGTCGAGGTACAGGTGGAACCAGACCATGAAGCCGAGGGCCACGGCGAGCGCCGGCAGTGCCCGCTTCAGGGCGAGGCCCGCCAGGGCACCCACCGCCAGCGCGCACAGGGCGTACGCCACGAGCAGGGGGCCGCGGTTCACCATCGGGTCGGGGTAGTCCCACTCGTCGCCCATGACACTCCGGTCCGCTCCCCAGGCGGAGCGGTAGAGCAGGACCAGGACGGTGGTGCCGAGGACGAGCAGCGCGGCGGGCACCGCCAGTTTGACGACGAGCCACCGGGTCGGGGTGACCGACTGCGTCCAGGCCAGCTGGGCCGTGCCCCGCTCCAGCTCGCGGCCGGTCAGCGAGGCCCCGGCCCAGGCGGCCACGCCGTAGCAGAGGTACGAGACGAGCGTGCCGATCATGCTCATGTACATGCCGTACGACATCGCGGACTCGATGTCGATGCATCCGCCGCGCCTCCTGCACGCCGCGCTCTCCCGCCATATCTCGTCCAGGGTGACGATCCGCAGCCAGAGCATCCAGCCCGCCATGGCCAGGACGTACGCGCCCCACACCAGCAGCGCCGAGCGGTGCAGGCGCAGCACGGTCCGGACCAGGCCGCGGTGGGCGGCGGGGAGGGCGGGTGCGGTCGTGGTGGTCATGTCGTTCCTCCCTTACGCGGTGAGGCGACGCTTCCCGTACGGCGGCGCAGCAGCTGGAAGGCGGCCAGGACCAGCAGGGCGGTGACGGTGAGGACGATGCCGGTCTCGACGAACTGGAGGGGCCAGAAGTGGGAGGAGGGGTGGAAGTCGGTGTAGTAACCGGCGACGTCGGTCCGGTCGCAGGAGACGTCCGCGCACGCCCCGTTCGAGACACGGTCGCCGGAGGTGAGGACGATGCCGCGGTCGACCAGCTCGCCCGTCCAGCTCCGGTCGGAGGCCTTGGAGACGAGGGTCTCGGTCGGCCACAGGGCATGGCGCCGCGTCCGGAAGATGCTCATGAAGACGGCCACGCCCACGAACCCGGCGGCGAGCGCGGGCAGGGAACGGCGGATCAGCAGGCCCGCGAGGACGCCGAGGGCCAGGGCGAGCAGCGCGTAGGCGGTGGCGAGGGTGCCGTTGCCCATGAAGGTGCTGTACTGGAACCAGTCCCGGGTTCCGAGTGCGTGCCGCAGCTGCTCCTCCCGCCACCACACCAGGCGGTTCAGCAGGGTCAGCAGGACCGTCCCCGAGGCGATCAGGGCGGCCGGGACGGCGAGCTTGGCGGCCAGCCAGCGGGCCGGGGAGACGGACTGGGTCCAGGCCAGCCTGGCGGTGCCGTTCTCCAGATCGCGGGCGATCAGGGCACCGCCCGCCCAGGCGCCGATCAGGAGTGGAGCGATGGCGAGGGCGACGGAGCCGAGGCCGACGATCAGGTCGAACCGGTTGTACGCGGGGCCCACTTCGCAGTACTCGGCCTCCGCGCAGCCGCTCTTCACGTACTCCGCCCAGGCCGCGTCCACCCCCGGTCCGGCAGCCCACAGCAGCCCGCCGGCGGCCAGCCCCACCAGCAGCCCCCAGAACCACAGGGCCGACTGGTGCACGCGGAGTGTCGCCCGGATCAGACCCCGGGTCGGGGTCATGGCCGGGGCCGGGGTCGGCATTTCGGAGCGGACGGTCTCGGTGGTCGTGGTGCTCATACCGCCGCCTCCCGCGCTTCGGCCCCGTCGGTCTCGCCGGCGTGGTCGTCATCACCCTCGTCGTCGACGGTGAGGGCCGGGGCCTCGGGCGCCCGCAGGTGGGCGAGGACCAGCTCCTCCAGGGTTGGTTCGGCCGTTCGCCAGTCGGGGCCGATGGGGCCCTGCGGGCGGATGAGCGCGGTGAGCTGACGCCCCGTCGTGCGGGACTCGACGACCGTGTGCGGGGCGAGATCGCCGGCCGGGCCGGTGACCAGGGTGTGCGCGGCGAGTATCTCGTCCATCGGGCCCGCGAGCCGGACGCACCCGGCACCCAGCAGGAACAAGTGGTCGCAGGAGCCCTCCAGTTCGGCCACCACGTGCGAGGACATGACAACCGTGGTGCCGTGCTCGGCGGCCTCCGCCAGCAGGGTGCCCATCAGCTGGTGCCGGGCGAGCGGGTCGAGGTCGGCCATCGGCTCGTCCAGGAGCAGCAGTTCGGGCCGCTTGCCGAGGGCGAGGGCGAGCGCGACCCGGGTGCGCTGGCCGCCCGAGAGGGAGCGGATCTTGGCGTCCCGGTTCAGCCCGCCCGCGTCCACCACCCGCTCGGCGACGGCCGCGTCCCAGTGCCGGGGGTTGAGTTCGTGGCCCAGCCGCAGTGTCTGGGCGACGGTCAGCTGCGGGTAGAGGGGCTTGTCCTGGGCGACGTAGGCGATGCGCTCGCGGGCCGCCGCCGGGGTCGTGCCCAGCACCGTGATCGCGCCCTCGGTGGGGGCGAGCAGCCCGGCCGCGTGGGCCAGGAGTGTCGACTTGCCCGCGCCGTTCGGTCCGACGACCGCGCACACCCGCCCCATCGGCAGCCGCAGCGTGCAGTCACGCAGCGCCCAGCCCCCCTGCCGCCACCCGAACCTCTTGCCGAGCGCGGCCGCCTCGATCGCGGTCCCCGTCATGCCTCGTCCCCCTGATCCTTCTGATCTCGCTGATCTCGCTGATCTCGCTGGTCACGCTGGTCTTTGGTGAAGTGTTCGTCCAGTACGGACGTGAAGAGCGCCGCCGCGTCGTCCCGTTCCAGGCCGGTCTCCCGGGCCCGTACGGCCCATGCGTCCAGCTCGGCCCGCAGCGGGGAGTCGACGGGCGTGGCGCCCAGTGACTTCCGTACGAACGTGCCGAGGCCGCGGCGGGCCTCGACCAGGCCTTCGCGTTCCAGCTCGCGGTAGGCCTTCAGCACCGTGTTCGGGTTGATCGCGGTGGCTTCCACGACCTCGCGGGCCGTGGGGAGCTTGTCGCCGGGCTCCAACAGGCCCAGTCGCAGGGCCTGTTTGGTCTGGTGGACGATCTGCACGTAGGTGGCGACACCGCTGCGCCGGTCGATGCGGTACTCGACCACTCGAACAACCACCCTTTCACTAATTGAGTAGTGAAAGGGTGGTGCAAGAGAGGGGGCGGTGTCAACAACACCGCCCCCGGCCTGTGGATAAGTCAGGTTTCGCTGCGGTACATCAGGTCCGTCTCGTACGTCACGAATCCGAGGCGTTCGTACACGGTCACCGCCGCCTTGTTGTCGGCGTCGACGTAGAGCATCGCGGTGGGCAGGCCCTGGGCGGCGAGGTGGCGCAGGCCGATCGTGGTGAGGGCCTTGCCGAGGCCGCCGCCCTGGGCGCCGGGGCGGACGCCGACGACGTAGACCTCGCCGAGCTGTTCGGCCGTGTGCGCCTTCGTCCAGTGGAAACCGAGGAGTTCGTCGCCCCGGAAGGCCAGGAAGAAGCCCGCCGGGTCGAACCAGGGTTCGGCCTTGCGGTCGTCGAGGTCGCGCTGGGTGAGGGAGCCCTGTTCGGGGTGGTGGGCGAAGGCCTCCGCGTTCGCGGCGAGCCAGGCCGTGTCGTCCTCGCCGGGGACGAACGGGCGGACGGTGACACCGCCGGGCAGCACCGGCTCGGGAGGGTCGAAATCGGCCAGCGAGCGGCGCATCTGGCGCAGTTCGCGGAACAGGGTGAGGCCGAGGACCTGGGCGAGGTGGCGGGCGGCGGAGTGGCCGCCGTGCGCCCAGACGCGCAGGCGCTTGCCGGACTCGGCGAGCAGGGCGGCGCCCAGTGCCCGGCCGTGCCCGTGGCCCCGGTGGGAGGGGTGGACGACCAGCTCGGCGGCGGGGGCCTCGATGGGGTCGTTGTCCTCCAGCTGGGCGTAACCGACCAGGTCGTCCCCGACGCTGAGAAGGAGGTGGCGTACGCCGTCCCGGGGTCCGCCGCGGAGCTGGAGGCGGCCCTGCTCGGACACCGCCTGCTGGCCGTCCACCTGGGCGGCCTCGTCGAGCAGCGTGAGGACGGAGTCCTTCTGGTCGGGGGTGAGTTCCGGTCGGGTTTCGATGCTGCGGGCGGCTGCGCTTGCCGCTGGGCCGGGCCGGGCGGTGTCGTCGCTGGTCATGGGTTCGAGGTTAACCGTGGGGTGGGCCGGGGGGAGCGCCCACGAGCTCGGTTGCTTCCCGTTGTCGCGTGGCGGCGGCTTGAATGTGACGGATCGCGCCACCCGGTGGAGCCGTGGATGTCACGGTCCGGCGCCCCCATACGTGCCGTTTCGTTCCCAGTCCTCCCTGACGGCAACCAGGTCGTAACCATGAACCCCCTGTCGCGCTACGCGCGTTGACCCTACGCTTCGGGCCCACGGGGCCTGTTCTCACGTTTCTCTTACATCTCACGAATCCAGGGGGGCACATGTCAGCCACACCCCAAGCGCACCGCCGCAGAAGCCGCCGCAACCGGATCATCGCCACCGCGGCAGGCCTGGCGACCCTCGGGGCGCTGGCCGCCGCGATCCCGGCGAGTGCCGGTGAGGCGCAGTCTCACAAGCCCGGCAAGAGCAAGCCGCGGTACCAGGACGTGCAACTGCTGTCGTTCAACGACCTGCACGGCAACCTGGAGCCGCCGGCCGGTTCCTCGGGCCGGGTGAGCGAGCTGCACGAGGACGGTACGACCACGACGATCAACGCCGGTGGTGTCGAGTACCTGGCGACGCACCTGCGGGAGGCCCGCAAGGCCAACACGAAGTTCTCGATCACGGCCGCCGCGGGTGACATGGTCGGCGCCTCCCCGCTGATCTCGGGCCTGTTCCACGACGAGCCCACCATCGAGGCGCTGAACGGCCTCAAACTCGATGTGACGAGCGTCGGCAACCACGAGTTCGACGAGGGCGCCAAGGAACTGCGCCGCCTGCAGAAGGGCGGCTGTCACAAGACCGACGGCTGCTACGTCGAGGGCAAGAAGTTCAAGGGTGCCGACTTCCCGTACCTCGCGGCGAACGTCATCGAGGAGAAGACCGGCAAGCCGCTCCTGAAGCCCTACTGGGTGTGGAAGAAGAACGGCGTCAAGATCGGCTTCATCGGTGTGACGCTGGAGGACACCCCGGGCGTCGTCTCCGCCGAGGGCGTCAAGGGCCTCAAGTTCAAGGACGAGGTCGAGACGATCAACAAGTACGCCAAGGAGTTGGAGAGCCAGGGCGTCAAGTCGGTCGTCGCGCTGATCCACGAGGGCGGTCTCCCCGCCTCGCAGTCGTACAACTACGACTGCGACTCGCCCGGCGCCGGTGACGGCATCTCCGGTCCGATCGTCGACATCGCCAAGAACATCACGCCGAAGGTCGACGCCCTCGTCACCGGCCACACGCACGCCGCGTACGCCTGCACGATCAACGACCCGGCGGGTCAGCCGCGCATGGTCACCTCGGCCGCGTCCTTCGGCCGCCTCTACACCGACACGACGCTGACGTACGACCGTCAGACCAACGACATCTCCCGTACGGCCGTGAAGTCCGCGAACCACGTGGTCACCCGGACCGTCGCGAAGGCCGCCGACATGACGGCCCTCATCAGCAGGTGGAACACCCTCGCCGCCCCCATCGGCAACCGCACCATCGGCTACATAACCGGCGATGTGGCCAACGTCGGCACCGAGACCCCGATGGGTGACCTCATCGCCGACGCGCAGTACTGGTACGGCAAGACGCTGGACCCCGGGGTCGACCTCGCGCTGATGAACGCCGGTGGTGTGCGCGGGCCGCTCACCTACGCGGCCAAGGGCACCGAGGGCGACGGCGTGGTGACCTACGCCGAGGGCTTCACCGTCCAGCCGTTCTCCAACACGGTCAACCTGCAGGACTTCACGGGTGCCCAGATCATCCAGGTTCTCAAGGAGCAGGTGAGCGGTTCGAACACCGCCGCGCCGAAGGTGCTGCAGCCGTCGTCCGGCCTGACGTACACGCTCGACCTCACGAAGTCCGGCGCCGACCGCGTCGTCGTCGCCACCATCAAGCTCAACGGTGTCGCCATCGACCCGGCCGCCACGTACCGCGTCGCCACCAACAACTTCCTCGCGGGCGGCGGCGACGGCTACCCGACGCTGGGTCAGGGCACGAACGACCTGGTCGGCGCGGACGACCTCGCCGCGCTGGAGCAGTACCTGCTGGCCAACTCCTCGGCGAGCAGCCCGATCGCGCCGCCGGCGGCCAACCGGATCACGATCATCAACTAGCCCCTCGCGGGTTGCTTCGGGCCGTCCGTCCAGTGCGGTTCGAACATCCCTGATCGGGCTTGAACATGCCTGATCGCGCGGTTCCCCGCGCCCCTCCCGGGGCGCGGGGAACCGCTTTTTCTGTCACGGCCTCGGGTATCCCGGCGCCACGCCCCCTCCCGTCGGGCGGCCGTCGAGGGACAGGGAACCGTCGGCGTGGGTGACGACTCCCGTGCCGCAGCCCGCGTCGAACCGGCCGCCACAGGCGAGCCCGCCCGCGCCGTTGGTGATGTGCCGGGTGGGGTGCGTCGTGCCGACGTCGGCGGAGCCGGGTTCCGTAGGGGCGGCCGTCGTCGACGGTGCGGCGAGCAACGCGCAGACGAAGGCGGCGGGGATCAGAAGACCAAGGCGCCCGTGCATGACCTGCATGGCAGTCGCCTCCTTTCCTTGTCGTTCTCCTCCCTCACCCTGGATCCTCCGTACTCGCCCGGGTATTAGCGCATCCGCGTATGTTGCGGCGATCCCATCCACCTGTGTCCCGAAAAGCGCATCCACGTATGTTTTGGGAGTCCGCAGCGCTAGCTTGGTAGGGCGACCCGGGGAGGAGGCGCTCATGGCCGGCCGGCAATCCCTCACGGAACGGCATCTGCGGGCGATGCGGGACGTCGTCGAGGACGCCCGGCGGGACGACGGGACGGAGCGCTCCGCCGATGCCGTGCTCCCGCCCGCGCTGCTCCGGGGTCTGTACGCGCTCGTGCCCTGCGACCAGCTCGCCTTCAGCGAACTCGACATCCCCACGCGCCGCGAGCTGGCGTACCAGGAAGAGGGCCTGCCGGACAGTTGCTTCGCGCCGGACCCCGGGCCCGACGCGTACTGGCAGTGGCGCCACGCGCATCCGCTCTGCCTGCACATCGAACGCTGCCAGGGAAACACCCCGGTGCTTCAGCTGTCGGACTTCGTGAGCCCGCGGGAGCTGCGCCGCCTGCCCCTCTACACCGAGTACCTCAAACCGATCAAGGCGAGCATGGCGGTGGCTCTGCCGACCGCGCCCGGCCGCACCCGCGTGTTCATCTTCGTACGGGAACGCGCCCGCCCCTTCAGCGAGGCGGAGCGGCTGACCCTGGAACTGCTCCGGCCCCACCTCGACACCCTCTACCGCGAGGCGGCCCGTCGGCGGCACGGACCCACGGTCCGTCTGACCGCCCGCGAACTCGACGTCATGCGCGCGGTCGCCGGGGGACTCGGCAACGAGGCGATCGCCCGCCACCTCGTCGTCTCCCCGCACACGGTGCGCAAGCACCTGGAGAACGTCTTCCGCAAGCTCGGCGTCGACAGCCGTACGGCGGCGGTCGCGCGGGTGTTCCCGGAGCGGGACACGGATCGTCCGTACTAGACGCCGGAGCGAAACCTCTCGCCGTCACGCTCCGCGCAGCGTGTACCCCAGCCCCCGTACGGTGTGGATGATGCGGGGCTCGCCCCGGCCCTCCAGTTTGCGGCGGAGGTACATGACGTACACGTCGAGGGTGTTGGAGGACGGCTCGAACTCGAAGCCCCAGACCTCCCGGAAGATCCGGGCGCGGCTGTGGACCTTGACCGGGTGGCGGAGGAGGTATTCGAGGAGGGCGTACTCGGTGCGGGTGAGGGCGAGGGGGCGTTCGGCGCGGGTGACGGCACGGCTGCCGAGGTCCATGACGACGTCGGCGTAGGCGAGCCGGTCCGCGGGGGCACGGGGGACGACCACGCGGAGCGGGAGCGGTTGGCCCCGGCGCAGCAACGCCCTTACGCGCGCGAGGAGTTCCTCGGGGGCGAAGGGCTTGGCGAGATAGTCGTCGGCGCCGTTGTCGAGGGCGACGATACGGTCGCCGACCGCGTCCCGGCCGGTGATCATCATGATCGGCACGGTGGAGCCGGAGGCCCGGATCCGCCGGGTCGCGGCGAGCCCGTCGAGCCCCGGCATGGTGACGTCCATGAGGACGAGGTCCGGCTCACCGCCAGGAGCCCTCAGTGCGTCGAGGGCCACGAGACCGTTCTCGGCGAGCACGGTGTCGTAGCCCTCGAACCTCAGCAGCCGCCCGATCCCCTCACGTACGGCCTCGTCGTCATCGACCAGCAGAATCTTCCGCGCCATCCCCACAAGGTGAGGGCGACCGCTGTGGCTGGTCTTGGAGAGGGGTGTGGGCGGGCTGGGGGAGCGTTACTTGGCGCAGGTCTTGGGGTCCAGCTTCTCTTCCCACTTGTCCTCACGGCCGTCGGGCTGGCCGTTGGGGAGGAGCTTGTCGGAGGTGCCGTCGATGTAGTAGCCGTGCGAGTAGATCGTGCGGTAGGAGCGGTTGCGCCAGGTGTGGACGGTCTTCTCGCCGTTGCCCTTGTTCCAGGAGTAGTCCTCGACGTAGAAGATGGGGTTGACGCGGACCACGCGCTGGTACGGCGTCCACGTCACGGCGATCTGGGTGCACGGCGGGATCGCCTTCTCGCTGCGGCGCTCGAAGCTCGACGACTTCTCCCAGCCCCACTCGTACGAGAAGCTGCCGCCCGCGCTGCCGGAGAAGATGCTCTTGGCGACCGAGAAGCTGAGCTGCGCGCCGACGCTCTTCTTGGCGAACGTCTTGGTGCTGTAGCTGCTGACGAAGGTCTCCTTGTCGCCCTGCGACCCCCGGTTGCCGATCCAGGGGGAGGTGCGGACGGCGGTGCCCGTGGTGGACCAGGTCGACGCCTGCGCGTTGCCGCACCAGCCGCGGAACGTCTCCCAGTCCCCGGCGGGCACGAACAGCCCGAAGACGTCCCGCAGGTACTCGTTCTGGGTCTTGAACTCGCCGGTCCGGACGTTGAGGGCGCCGTACACGCCCGTCAGGCTCGTCTTCTGGTTGCACAGCCGCTCGATCATCGAGTCGGTGTTGCCCGGGTCCACGCCCCGGACGTTCGTCGCACCGCCCGGCCCGGCCGCCTGGGCGGAACCGGCGCCTGCCAGGACACCGGACACGGCCAGCGCGGTGGACGCCGCGACGAGGGCGCCCTTCTTGAGAGATGCCTTGACCTTGAGTGCGGTTCGCATAGCTGTGCGCTCCTACTACTGGGTACCGGCTCGGCGGTCACCGGTTCTGTTGTCTGGGGAACGTAAGAACTCGAAGAACTCACCAGTAGCGAACACGACCCACCTCACAGCAGCGTCAGAGCTTTCTCAGACTCCGCTCAGAAATTGGTCATGGACCCGTCACGCGCATCCGCCATGCTCGCGCACCGGTGCGGCGACAGCGCTCGACCATCACTCGCTCGTTGATCAGGGGGCACGGCCGAGCAGGCCCAGGTACTCGCCGAGGCGAGCCGCCGCGTCGAGCATGGCGACGCTCCGCGCGGTCAGTCTCCGTCGCCAGTCGTCCAGGGCGTCGGAGAGGGTGTCGGTGCCGCCGGCCGTCCGGATCCGCCGGACCACGGTGGCGATGTGGTCCAGGGGATAGCCGCCACGCCGCAGGAGGTGGGCCAGCTCCGCGTCGCGGATGTCGGCCGCGCGGTACACGCGGTACCCGGTGAGCGGGTCGCGTGCGGGGGCGAGGATGCCGGCGTTCTCCCAGTTCCGCAGGGTCGCCGGGGTGACCTGGAGCTGGTGGGCGAGGTCGCCGACGGTGCGCGTGCCGTGCTCTGTCGACGGCGGTGTCGGCGGTGTCGGCGGCGTCGGACGCTCGGCGCCGCCCTGTGCCATCAGGTGGTCCACCGCGTCCCGCACCGCGTCGAGGGTCTCCCGGTCGCGGAGCGACCGGCTGTGGCCACGGTCGATGATCAGCAGGGCGTCGTCGAGGGCGTCCTCGTGCAGGGCGCGCATGATCTGTCTGGCGGCCGGATGTCCGTAGGCCGCAACGAGGGAGAGGAAGGCGCGGAGGGCCGCCGCGTGCACCTCGGTGTAGACCCGGTAGCCGCTGGGCGTGCGATCGGCGGCCGGGAGGAACCCGTCCCGCTCGTAGTTGCGGACCGCCTGGGTCGAGAGGCCGTGTTCGCGGGCGAGGTCGGAAGGTCGCAAGGTGATCACCGGTTTGAGACTTTACGGGACTCCGTGGAGCAAGCCTGCGGGCTGTGACTTCTCAAGCCTCAACCGATCTTTCAAGGATACGATTGAGGCTCATGAGTCAGGACATTCGAGACTTCGTGACCCCGTCATGCGACCTGCTGGCCCTCGGCGAACCGACGCACACGGAGCCGGCCTTCCCCCGCCTCCGCAACGACCTGTTCGCCCGACTCGTCGACCAGGGCTTCCGTTCGATCGCCCTCGAAACCGACCGCGTCCCCGCGTTCGCCCTGAACGACCATGTCCAGGACGGAACCGGCGACTTCGACGAGGTGATGCGCGAAGGCATCGCGTTCGGCCGCGGCGAACTGCCCCCCAACCGGCACCTGATCACCTGGATGCGCGAGTACAACCGGACCCGCCCGCCGGAGGAACGCCTTGCCGTCCACGGCTTCGACGCCGAGATGGAGAACCTGAGCGCGCCCAGCCCGCGCGGCTACCTCGAACACGCCCGCGCCTACCTGACCGGCGGAGGAGGCCTCGCCCCCACCCTCGCTCTCGCCTCCTCCTCCGCCGTCGATCTGGCGAGCCTCGCAGGTGACGACGATCGGTGGAGCCGTACGGAGGCCGTCATGGACCCGGCCATGTCCATCGGCGCCACGGCGGAGGCTGAGACGCTCCGCTGCCTCGCGGACGACCTTCTCACCGAGTTCCACGCCCGCGCACCGGAACTGATCGCGGCGACCTCACGCGCCGAGTGGTTCCGGGCGAAGACCCACCTCACCGCCGGTCTCGGCCTGCTGCGCTACCACAGGCAGTTGGCGCAGCCCGTCGAAGAGAGCGTCCGCATATCCCGCCTCCTCGGCACCCGAGACGCCCTCATGGTCGAGAACCTGCTCGACATTCGCGCCATCGAGGCGGGCCGCGGCCCGACCCTGGTCTTCGGCCACAACCTCCACCTGCGACGAGGACTCAGTCACATGCGCATGCGCGACCTGGACCTCGGCTGGTACGGCGCCGGCGCCGTCCTGAGCTCGCTGATCGGCGAGCGGTACGCCTTCTTCGCCGGCAGCCTGGGCCCCGACGAGGCGACCTCCGAAGGCGCCGACGGGGTCCTGCACATCGACGTTCCCGACTAGGGGCAGTCCTCGCCGACCCGCCGCCCCCTGCTGACCGCGATCCGCAGCACGTCCTCCAACGACTCCGCCGCCCGCGTCAGCGCGAACCGCACCGCCCGTTCCCCGGCCGCCGCGTCCCCCAGTACGGCCCTGCTCCCGGCCAACACCTCCTCCGCCGAACCGAGTTGGGACACCTCCACACTGTCGGCGAGGAGGGAGAGCGCCCCGGGGTGCGCGGTGTCCGGGTCCAGATAGCAGGGCTTGCCGTCGAGGGTGGTCCACGGCAGCAGGCGCAGTCCGTCCATCATGCGGGGACCTCGATGCGGTGGAAGCCGAAGATGTCGTGGCTGTACAGCTCTTCCGCGCTGAGCACGTAGGGCCGTACGAGGTTGTCGTAGCGCTCGAAGGGCCAGATGTCGACGGGCTTGTGGGGCGGGTGAGGAGGGGCGGGTTCCGGCGACTCCTCCGCCTCGGGCGGCGGTGGACCGGGTGCGGCCCAGCGGAGCAGTGCCTCGCAGAGCCGGACGACGAGTGCGCGCATGCCGGTGCCCTTCTTTCGTCTCAGGGTTATTTCAGGGTCGGTCTGACGAGCGGTGATTACCGTTCGTGTTCCGATCGTCACGGGTGAGACGTACGCTGCGGAAGGGGGTCGGCGTTGTCTGGCGCCCCAGACAACGGCGAGGGGTGACATGGGCGAAGTCGTTGACGGGGAACGGGAATCAGGGCGGGTCGCGCTCGGGCGGACACTGCTGTTCCTGCGCGAGAAGGCGGGCAGGACGCTGGCCCAGCTGGCGGCGGAGACGTCGTACGACAAGAGCTATCTCTATCGCCTGGAGAAGGGGGAGAGGCTCTCCAAGCGGGCGGTCATGGAGGACCTGGACGCCTATTACGAGTGCGGTGACCTGCTGGTTCGCCTCTGGCGGGACGCGCGCAAGGAGGTCATCAAGGACAAGTACAAGGCGTTCATGGAGCTGGAGGCGACGGCTCGCGTCATGTGGATGTTCCAGCTGCGGGTGCCGGGAATCTTGCAGACCGAGGACTACGCCCGCACGGTGTTGTCAGGGTTGTCTGGAGCCCAGACAACGCCAGGCAACAGCGAGGAGATCGAGGAACAGGTGGCTGCGCGTATGGGACGGCAGGAGTTGCTGCACCGGCAGCCGGCGCCGAGCATCCGCGTGA is from Streptomyces sp. NBC_01314 and encodes:
- a CDS encoding ABC transporter ATP-binding protein, with amino-acid sequence MTGTAIEAAALGKRFGWRQGGWALRDCTLRLPMGRVCAVVGPNGAGKSTLLAHAAGLLAPTEGAITVLGTTPAAARERIAYVAQDKPLYPQLTVAQTLRLGHELNPRHWDAAVAERVVDAGGLNRDAKIRSLSGGQRTRVALALALGKRPELLLLDEPMADLDPLARHQLMGTLLAEAAEHGTTVVMSSHVVAELEGSCDHLFLLGAGCVRLAGPMDEILAAHTLVTGPAGDLAPHTVVESRTTGRQLTALIRPQGPIGPDWRTAEPTLEELVLAHLRAPEAPALTVDDEGDDDHAGETDGAEAREAAV
- a CDS encoding bifunctional UDP-sugar hydrolase/5'-nucleotidase, whose product is MSATPQAHRRRSRRNRIIATAAGLATLGALAAAIPASAGEAQSHKPGKSKPRYQDVQLLSFNDLHGNLEPPAGSSGRVSELHEDGTTTTINAGGVEYLATHLREARKANTKFSITAAAGDMVGASPLISGLFHDEPTIEALNGLKLDVTSVGNHEFDEGAKELRRLQKGGCHKTDGCYVEGKKFKGADFPYLAANVIEEKTGKPLLKPYWVWKKNGVKIGFIGVTLEDTPGVVSAEGVKGLKFKDEVETINKYAKELESQGVKSVVALIHEGGLPASQSYNYDCDSPGAGDGISGPIVDIAKNITPKVDALVTGHTHAAYACTINDPAGQPRMVTSAASFGRLYTDTTLTYDRQTNDISRTAVKSANHVVTRTVAKAADMTALISRWNTLAAPIGNRTIGYITGDVANVGTETPMGDLIADAQYWYGKTLDPGVDLALMNAGGVRGPLTYAAKGTEGDGVVTYAEGFTVQPFSNTVNLQDFTGAQIIQVLKEQVSGSNTAAPKVLQPSSGLTYTLDLTKSGADRVVVATIKLNGVAIDPAATYRVATNNFLAGGGDGYPTLGQGTNDLVGADDLAALEQYLLANSSASSPIAPPAANRITIIN
- a CDS encoding ABC transporter permease — protein: MTTTTAPALPAAHRGLVRTVLRLHRSALLVWGAYVLAMAGWMLWLRIVTLDEIWRESAACRRRGGCIDIESAMSYGMYMSMIGTLVSYLCYGVAAWAGASLTGRELERGTAQLAWTQSVTPTRWLVVKLAVPAALLVLGTTVLVLLYRSAWGADRSVMGDEWDYPDPMVNRGPLLVAYALCALAVGALAGLALKRALPALAVALGFMVWFHLYLDQHTGDLRPTGQPVGTRPSSHFWPLHLMATGIVLAVTVVATAAAFWLLRRRSR
- a CDS encoding GntR family transcriptional regulator, giving the protein MVEYRIDRRSGVATYVQIVHQTKQALRLGLLEPGDKLPTAREVVEATAINPNTVLKAYRELEREGLVEARRGLGTFVRKSLGATPVDSPLRAELDAWAVRARETGLERDDAAALFTSVLDEHFTKDQRDQRDQRDQRDQKDQGDEA
- a CDS encoding response regulator transcription factor gives rise to the protein MAGRQSLTERHLRAMRDVVEDARRDDGTERSADAVLPPALLRGLYALVPCDQLAFSELDIPTRRELAYQEEGLPDSCFAPDPGPDAYWQWRHAHPLCLHIERCQGNTPVLQLSDFVSPRELRRLPLYTEYLKPIKASMAVALPTAPGRTRVFIFVRERARPFSEAERLTLELLRPHLDTLYREAARRRHGPTVRLTARELDVMRAVAGGLGNEAIARHLVVSPHTVRKHLENVFRKLGVDSRTAAVARVFPERDTDRPY
- a CDS encoding response regulator transcription factor — its product is MARKILLVDDDEAVREGIGRLLRFEGYDTVLAENGLVALDALRAPGGEPDLVLMDVTMPGLDGLAATRRIRASGSTVPIMMITGRDAVGDRIVALDNGADDYLAKPFAPEELLARVRALLRRGQPLPLRVVVPRAPADRLAYADVVMDLGSRAVTRAERPLALTRTEYALLEYLLRHPVKVHSRARIFREVWGFEFEPSSNTLDVYVMYLRRKLEGRGEPRIIHTVRGLGYTLRGA
- a CDS encoding ABC transporter permease; translation: MSTTTTETVRSEMPTPAPAMTPTRGLIRATLRVHQSALWFWGLLVGLAAGGLLWAAGPGVDAAWAEYVKSGCAEAEYCEVGPAYNRFDLIVGLGSVALAIAPLLIGAWAGGALIARDLENGTARLAWTQSVSPARWLAAKLAVPAALIASGTVLLTLLNRLVWWREEQLRHALGTRDWFQYSTFMGNGTLATAYALLALALGVLAGLLIRRSLPALAAGFVGVAVFMSIFRTRRHALWPTETLVSKASDRSWTGELVDRGIVLTSGDRVSNGACADVSCDRTDVAGYYTDFHPSSHFWPLQFVETGIVLTVTALLVLAAFQLLRRRTGSVASPRKGGTT
- the mshD gene encoding mycothiol synthase, which produces MTSDDTARPGPAASAAARSIETRPELTPDQKDSVLTLLDEAAQVDGQQAVSEQGRLQLRGGPRDGVRHLLLSVGDDLVGYAQLEDNDPIEAPAAELVVHPSHRGHGHGRALGAALLAESGKRLRVWAHGGHSAARHLAQVLGLTLFRELRQMRRSLADFDPPEPVLPGGVTVRPFVPGEDDTAWLAANAEAFAHHPEQGSLTQRDLDDRKAEPWFDPAGFFLAFRGDELLGFHWTKAHTAEQLGEVYVVGVRPGAQGGGLGKALTTIGLRHLAAQGLPTAMLYVDADNKAAVTVYERLGFVTYETDLMYRSET